A part of Candidatus Babeliaceae bacterium genomic DNA contains:
- the rplD gene encoding 50S ribosomal protein L4 produces the protein MVDNNTAAVQVMKIQDFDVANAEVSISPVSFSNYIRALMQNWRQGTVACKDRGEVISRSNKKPWKQKGTGRARAGSARSPLWRGGGVTFGPQERTRTLKTSKALRTNVFNALFVQKLNAGSVVSLDWTLLNKPKTSEAYAILKQHNMHDKKIAFFVMQEDYNVHASLNNLNNVRMMLFDQPNAYALIHADCWVFLQKDGNSFKEMVKTWI, from the coding sequence ATGGTTGATAATAATACAGCTGCTGTTCAGGTAATGAAAATTCAAGACTTTGATGTCGCGAATGCGGAAGTTTCCATTTCTCCGGTGAGCTTTTCTAATTATATTAGGGCTCTTATGCAGAATTGGCGTCAGGGTACTGTTGCCTGTAAAGATCGAGGTGAAGTCATTTCCCGATCTAATAAAAAGCCATGGAAGCAAAAGGGAACTGGTCGTGCTCGAGCAGGATCCGCTCGTTCGCCATTGTGGCGGGGTGGCGGTGTCACTTTTGGCCCACAAGAAAGAACTCGTACTTTAAAAACATCTAAAGCTTTAAGAACCAATGTTTTCAATGCTTTGTTTGTCCAGAAGTTGAACGCTGGATCTGTTGTTTCATTGGATTGGACTTTATTGAATAAGCCTAAGACATCTGAAGCATACGCCATTCTTAAACAGCACAATATGCATGATAAGAAAATAGCCTTTTTTGTAATGCAAGAAGACTATAATGTGCATGCTTCACTTAATAATTTAAATAATGTTCGTATGATGTTATTTGATCAGCCGAATGCATATGCTTTAATTCATGCAGATTGTTGGGTGTTTTTACAAAAAGATGGAAATTCCTTTAAAGAAATGGTGAAAACATGGATTTAA
- the rplC gene encoding 50S ribosomal protein L3: MANGLWGKKIGMTQVFAQDNKVVPVTVIDVADWFVTQIKTKERDGYDAIQLGCVKKQFSDKPFSSEWLRSPRKYFSVFKEVHIDESETPSLGQPADISLVVGQGDYVDVFGITIGRGFQGGVKRHGFTGGVASHGSKLGRGPGSLSFMRSQGRVIKGQRMAGHMGTDKRVMKNLKIIKVQPEAKVIFVKGSVPGKSGSLVFVRKRG; the protein is encoded by the coding sequence ATGGCTAATGGTCTCTGGGGTAAAAAAATCGGAATGACCCAGGTCTTTGCGCAAGATAATAAGGTGGTACCTGTTACCGTGATAGACGTTGCTGATTGGTTTGTTACTCAAATTAAAACCAAAGAACGCGACGGTTATGATGCAATCCAATTAGGATGTGTCAAAAAACAGTTTTCCGACAAACCTTTTTCATCTGAGTGGTTAAGATCTCCGAGAAAATATTTTAGTGTTTTTAAAGAAGTTCATATTGATGAATCAGAAACACCTTCGTTAGGGCAACCCGCTGATATTAGTTTGGTTGTTGGCCAAGGTGATTATGTTGACGTTTTTGGTATAACCATAGGCCGCGGTTTTCAGGGTGGCGTTAAGCGCCATGGATTTACTGGCGGTGTTGCTAGTCATGGCAGTAAATTGGGCCGTGGTCCAGGTTCTTTGAGTTTTATGCGTAGCCAAGGTCGCGTTATAAAGGGTCAAAGAATGGCTGGTCATATGGGGACTGACAAACGTGTTATGAAGAATTTAAAAATTATCAAGGTTCAACCAGAAGCAAAAGTTATTTTTGTAAAAGGATCTGTGCCTGGTAAAAGCGGTTCGTTAGTTTTTGTACGTAAGCGTGGGTAA
- the rpsJ gene encoding 30S ribosomal protein S10, whose product MKKQKIRLTLKSYDHQLLDKAVKQIVLTVKRTGSEVVGPVPLPNNKKCFTVLRSPHIDKKSREQFELTTHRRIVYIVAPSDSTMDALMKLNISSGVDVEIK is encoded by the coding sequence ATGAAAAAACAAAAAATTCGTTTGACGTTAAAGTCTTACGATCATCAGTTATTAGATAAAGCTGTAAAGCAAATTGTTTTGACGGTTAAGAGAACCGGGTCCGAAGTTGTTGGACCCGTTCCTCTCCCAAATAATAAAAAATGCTTTACTGTTTTACGTTCTCCGCATATTGATAAAAAATCAAGAGAACAGTTTGAGTTAACAACGCATAGGCGTATTGTGTATATCGTGGCACCTTCAGATTCAACAATGGATGCGCTTATGAAATTAAATATATCCTCTGGCGTTGACGTTGAAATTAAGTAA
- the tuf gene encoding elongation factor Tu: MAKGIFERKKPHVNVGTIGHVDHGKTTLTAAITKVLADKGLAESLKFDQIDKAPEEKARGITIAISHVEYETAKRHYAHIDCPGHADYVKNMITGAAQMDGGILVVSAADGAMPQTREHILLAKNVGVPTLVVFLNKVDMVDDADMVDMVEEEIRDLLSKYGFPGDKIPVVRGSALKALNGDQGELGAQAIMKLMDALDEYIPAPQREVDKPFLMAIEGVFTISGRGTVATGRIERGRIKIGDEIEIIGLGQRSKTTVTGIEMFRKTLNEGEAGDNVGILLRGTKKEEIERGMVLAKSGTVTPHTKFKCQVYVLSKDEGGRHSPFFNGYRPQFYFRTTDVTGVVTLPQGREMVMPGDDVMLSVELISPIAMEKDGRFAIREGGRTVGSGVITEILD, translated from the coding sequence ATGGCAAAAGGGATTTTTGAGCGTAAAAAACCTCACGTAAACGTGGGAACAATTGGTCACGTTGATCATGGTAAGACGACTTTAACGGCAGCCATCACTAAGGTGCTTGCTGACAAGGGTCTTGCTGAATCACTTAAGTTTGATCAGATTGACAAGGCTCCAGAAGAAAAAGCTCGTGGTATTACTATTGCGATTTCGCACGTTGAATATGAAACAGCAAAGCGTCACTATGCGCATATAGACTGTCCTGGTCATGCTGACTATGTTAAAAACATGATAACAGGCGCCGCTCAGATGGATGGCGGGATTCTTGTTGTATCCGCAGCCGATGGTGCAATGCCTCAAACGCGTGAGCACATTTTGCTCGCGAAAAACGTTGGCGTTCCAACATTAGTCGTATTTCTTAATAAAGTTGATATGGTTGATGATGCCGATATGGTTGATATGGTTGAAGAAGAAATTCGTGATCTTCTTTCCAAGTATGGATTCCCTGGCGATAAAATTCCAGTTGTTCGTGGATCAGCTCTCAAGGCTCTTAATGGTGATCAAGGTGAACTTGGTGCTCAAGCTATTATGAAATTAATGGATGCTCTTGATGAATATATTCCAGCTCCTCAGCGTGAAGTTGATAAACCGTTCTTGATGGCTATTGAAGGTGTTTTCACTATTTCTGGTCGTGGTACGGTTGCAACAGGGCGTATTGAGCGTGGTCGCATCAAAATTGGCGATGAAATCGAAATTATTGGATTGGGACAACGTTCAAAAACAACTGTTACTGGAATTGAGATGTTTAGAAAAACTCTTAATGAAGGTGAAGCTGGTGACAACGTTGGAATCTTGCTCCGTGGTACTAAAAAAGAAGAAATTGAACGCGGGATGGTCTTGGCTAAGTCAGGAACTGTCACACCGCATACAAAGTTTAAGTGTCAGGTGTATGTACTTTCTAAAGATGAAGGCGGAAGACATAGCCCATTCTTTAACGGATATAGACCGCAGTTCTATTTTAGAACAACAGACGTTACTGGTGTTGTTACATTGCCTCAGGGACGTGAAATGGTTATGCCAGGCGACGATGTTATGTTGTCTGTCGAATTAATTTCTCCAATAGCAATGGAAAAAGATGGAAGATTTGCTATTCGTGAAGGTGGAAGAACCGTTGGTTCTGGTGTTATTACAGAAATTCTAGACTAA
- the fusA gene encoding elongation factor G gives MSNPLEKYRNIGIAAHIDAGKTTVTERILFYTGATHKMGEVHEGAATTDWMEQEKERGITITAAAITCAWKGYQINIIDTPGHVDFTIEVGRSLRVLDGVVAVFCGVGGVQPQSETVWRQANRYKVPRIIFVNKLDRIGADYFKVLNDVNTKLHANAVAMQIPVGASEAFYGVIDILTQRMATFGDDKGLTITWAPVPAEYEDKVKELRTVLIEKVCDVDERLGEKFLNEEEITDAEIKVALRKGVLERTITPAFCGTAFKNKGVQLMLDGVIDFLPCPLDIPPVMGEVPRTGEQEERLPESQGPFSALVFKIMTDPFVGVLCFVRVYSGTLKAGSYIYNATRGTKERISRLVKLHANKREEIEELHAGDIGAVVGLKDAATGDTICDENRPILLEKIDIPAPVISTSVEPKNKADYEKMAIGLRKLMQEDPSFHFSFDKETGQTVIKGMGELHLEIIVDRLKREHKVEVSQGKLQVAFKETIQKTSDAEGKYIKQSGGRGQYGHVWIKFEPLERGKGFEFVNGIVGGTIPREYIPGIQKGLEEAKNTGILGGYPIVDFRATVYDGSYHDVDSSELAFQVAASLALKEGMAKGDACLLEPIMKVEVETPEEYMGDVMGDLSSRRGRILSTDSRIGNQIIMSEVPLAEMFGYATQLRSMTKGRASYSMEFECYREVPKYTQDQLLSVKAA, from the coding sequence ATGAGTAATCCCTTAGAAAAATATAGAAATATAGGCATCGCTGCTCACATTGATGCTGGTAAGACAACGGTGACTGAGCGCATTCTCTTTTACACTGGAGCAACTCATAAAATGGGTGAGGTGCATGAGGGTGCTGCAACTACTGATTGGATGGAGCAAGAAAAAGAGCGCGGTATTACTATTACTGCGGCCGCAATTACTTGCGCGTGGAAGGGTTATCAGATTAATATTATCGATACTCCTGGACACGTCGACTTTACTATAGAAGTTGGTCGTTCTTTGCGTGTGCTTGATGGCGTTGTTGCCGTTTTCTGTGGCGTTGGTGGCGTTCAGCCTCAATCAGAAACAGTATGGCGTCAGGCTAATCGTTATAAGGTGCCGCGCATTATTTTTGTTAATAAGCTTGATCGTATTGGCGCTGATTACTTTAAAGTCTTGAATGATGTTAATACTAAATTGCATGCCAATGCTGTTGCGATGCAAATTCCCGTAGGTGCATCAGAAGCATTTTATGGAGTTATTGATATTTTGACTCAGCGCATGGCAACGTTTGGTGATGATAAAGGTTTGACTATTACATGGGCTCCTGTTCCTGCTGAATATGAAGATAAGGTCAAAGAGCTAAGAACGGTGCTTATTGAAAAAGTTTGCGATGTTGATGAGCGCTTGGGTGAAAAATTTCTTAATGAAGAAGAAATTACTGATGCCGAAATTAAAGTGGCATTAAGAAAAGGTGTATTGGAAAGAACTATAACCCCAGCATTTTGTGGAACTGCTTTTAAAAATAAAGGTGTTCAGCTTATGCTTGACGGTGTTATAGATTTTTTGCCTTGCCCGCTTGATATTCCACCAGTTATGGGTGAAGTTCCTCGTACTGGTGAGCAGGAAGAGCGCCTGCCTGAGTCTCAAGGACCATTTTCTGCATTGGTTTTTAAAATTATGACAGATCCGTTTGTGGGTGTTTTATGTTTTGTTCGGGTTTATTCGGGAACGCTTAAAGCCGGTTCATATATATATAATGCAACAAGAGGCACTAAGGAGCGCATCAGTCGATTGGTTAAGCTTCATGCAAACAAACGTGAAGAAATTGAAGAATTGCATGCCGGCGATATTGGAGCGGTTGTTGGTCTCAAAGATGCTGCCACTGGCGACACTATTTGTGACGAAAACAGGCCAATATTATTAGAAAAAATAGATATTCCAGCTCCTGTTATCTCAACGTCTGTTGAGCCTAAAAATAAAGCCGATTATGAAAAAATGGCTATTGGTTTACGTAAGCTCATGCAAGAAGATCCTTCATTTCACTTTTCGTTTGATAAGGAAACTGGACAAACGGTTATAAAGGGAATGGGCGAGCTTCATCTTGAAATTATTGTTGATCGATTGAAGCGCGAACATAAGGTTGAGGTAAGTCAAGGTAAGTTGCAGGTTGCATTTAAAGAAACTATCCAAAAAACATCTGATGCTGAAGGTAAATACATTAAGCAAAGTGGTGGTCGTGGTCAGTATGGTCACGTGTGGATTAAGTTTGAACCTCTAGAACGCGGAAAAGGTTTTGAATTTGTAAATGGTATTGTTGGCGGGACGATTCCTCGTGAATATATACCTGGAATTCAAAAAGGGCTTGAAGAAGCCAAAAATACCGGGATTTTAGGAGGCTATCCGATTGTTGATTTTAGAGCAACAGTGTATGATGGTTCATACCATGATGTTGATTCATCTGAGTTGGCATTCCAAGTTGCTGCTTCACTTGCGCTTAAGGAAGGTATGGCAAAAGGAGACGCGTGTCTTTTGGAGCCTATCATGAAAGTTGAAGTGGAAACGCCTGAGGAATATATGGGTGACGTTATGGGTGATTTAAGCTCTCGTCGTGGACGCATACTCAGTACTGATTCTAGAATTGGCAATCAAATTATTATGTCGGAAGTGCCGCTTGCGGAAATGTTCGGTTATGCAACGCAACTGCGTTCTATGACTAAGGGACGCGCAAGTTATTCCATGGAATTTGAGTGTTATCGTGAAGTTCCAAAATACACACAAGATCAACTTTTGAGTGTAAAGGCAGCGTAA
- the rpsG gene encoding 30S ribosomal protein S7: protein MARRKSVNFIRNVGVDPRFGSESVQKLINVVMWRGKKSVARTIIYEAFDVLIKKAQGDEDKALKIFSKALEQITPVVEVKPRRVGGSVYQIPMEVGEHRGRSLALRWLISCAATRKDKTMGLRLAYELLDAYEGTGNAFKKKLDVHKMADSNRAFAHFAW from the coding sequence ATGGCAAGGCGTAAGTCTGTTAATTTCATTAGAAATGTAGGGGTTGATCCTCGATTTGGTTCAGAATCTGTCCAAAAATTGATTAATGTGGTGATGTGGCGCGGTAAAAAATCCGTCGCACGTACCATAATTTATGAAGCCTTTGATGTTTTGATCAAAAAGGCTCAGGGTGATGAAGATAAGGCTTTGAAAATTTTTTCAAAAGCGCTTGAACAAATTACTCCTGTTGTAGAGGTGAAGCCTCGCCGAGTTGGTGGCAGTGTTTATCAGATTCCTATGGAAGTAGGAGAGCATCGCGGTCGCTCATTGGCTTTAAGATGGCTAATTTCATGTGCTGCAACCCGAAAAGATAAAACTATGGGGTTGCGTTTGGCGTATGAACTTCTTGATGCCTATGAAGGAACGGGTAACGCGTTTAAGAAAAAACTTGATGTTCATAAAATGGCTGATTCAAATCGTGCCTTTGCCCATTTTGCTTGGTAA
- the rpsL gene encoding 30S ribosomal protein S12: MPTINQLARKARSKSHYKSKSAALKGNPQARGVCTRVFTQTPKKPNSALRKVARVKLSTGIEVTAYIGGEGHNLQEHSVVLVRGGRVKDLPGVKYHIVRGALDTAGVENRKQGRSLYGAKRSKK, from the coding sequence ATGCCCACAATTAATCAACTTGCTCGTAAAGCACGAAGCAAGTCTCATTATAAATCAAAAAGCGCTGCATTGAAGGGCAACCCTCAAGCTCGCGGGGTATGTACTCGTGTATTTACTCAAACACCTAAAAAACCTAACTCAGCATTACGTAAAGTGGCTCGTGTTAAGTTGTCGACCGGCATTGAAGTGACGGCTTATATTGGCGGAGAAGGCCATAATTTGCAAGAACACTCAGTGGTATTGGTGCGCGGAGGCAGAGTAAAGGATTTGCCTGGTGTTAAGTATCATATTGTTCGTGGCGCGCTTGATACTGCCGGTGTTGAAAATAGAAAACAAGGTCGTTCTCTATACGGCGCTAAACGATCTAAAAAATAG
- a CDS encoding M50 family metallopeptidase, which translates to MLLDILKNLFFIVAGSAGIGFLIGFHELGHFIFCKLFKIRTPSFSIGFGPRLFERKIGDTVFALSAIPLGGYVEIAGAAEVGQGEQAEAHSNDQYSFAQKPYYQKMLVMAGGILFNLMFAYVTMIILFATGIPKSPLLYPKNGTTIIETIAPKSAAENAQLLPGDNIIAVNNQPINNNIEELLNIIEPLADTEATVTIERASETLHMPITFASRTVGSRKIGVFGVGFVLQDIPAVSFKDAFNEGVHTVNTLIKNTFFMFKSMCVKKNINGVGGPLMVISETIKGAAKGAKIFFLLLAFISVNLAVLNMLPLPIMDGGQALFYTIEAIIRRPLPENVRLYIHYVCWVAIVILAVYLSIKDIGTIATSLLAK; encoded by the coding sequence ATGTTATTAGATATATTAAAAAACTTATTTTTTATCGTGGCGGGCAGCGCTGGAATAGGATTTCTTATAGGATTTCATGAATTAGGTCATTTTATATTTTGTAAACTATTCAAAATACGCACCCCCTCTTTTTCAATTGGATTTGGCCCACGCCTCTTTGAAAGAAAAATAGGCGACACTGTTTTTGCCCTTTCAGCCATACCTTTAGGTGGTTACGTAGAAATTGCAGGAGCCGCAGAAGTGGGACAAGGCGAACAGGCTGAAGCTCACAGTAATGACCAGTACTCATTCGCGCAAAAGCCCTATTATCAAAAAATGCTCGTTATGGCCGGCGGCATTCTTTTTAATCTTATGTTTGCCTACGTCACCATGATTATTCTTTTTGCCACAGGCATCCCAAAATCGCCTCTCTTATATCCAAAAAATGGCACAACTATTATTGAAACGATTGCCCCAAAAAGCGCTGCCGAAAACGCACAATTATTGCCCGGAGACAACATTATTGCGGTCAACAATCAACCCATCAATAACAATATAGAAGAATTACTTAATATTATAGAACCACTCGCAGATACAGAAGCTACTGTTACTATAGAAAGAGCTTCAGAAACATTGCACATGCCTATTACCTTTGCAAGCAGAACCGTCGGCTCAAGAAAAATAGGCGTTTTCGGCGTTGGATTTGTTCTACAAGACATACCCGCTGTTTCTTTTAAAGATGCATTTAACGAAGGCGTTCATACCGTAAACACCCTCATAAAAAATACTTTTTTTATGTTCAAATCAATGTGCGTCAAAAAGAATATTAATGGTGTTGGCGGACCGCTCATGGTTATTTCTGAAACCATTAAGGGTGCTGCAAAAGGCGCAAAAATCTTTTTCCTCTTATTAGCATTTATTAGCGTCAATCTTGCCGTATTAAACATGCTGCCATTACCTATCATGGATGGTGGGCAAGCATTATTTTATACGATTGAAGCTATTATTCGCCGTCCATTACCAGAAAATGTACGTTTATATATTCATTATGTCTGCTGGGTCGCTATTGTAATTCTCGCTGTTTATTTGAGCATTAAAGATATTGGTACCATAGCAACATCACTTCTTGCTAAATAA
- a CDS encoding FoF1 ATP synthase subunit gamma yields the protein MSHLIYLRQRINAIETIQQTTNAMRLISISSHARLRQKKTHLERYQQEIKQFAHVLRDVRPVVATNSDDLAAPQQKTLVLIIGSQKGLCGTFNNNLITFIGKDGLLHMTTPDIIVIGRHMVDYAHKVVGSRSFKRFDDFTIANFVELSAQLTALIEAEKYTDVYAYSNHPKTFFLQMCQKTRILPFDHPQDTDIFSGDVKPDYKYEAEDLDALQEYIYKLTLGVSLQNVLFESLLAEQAARFISMDAATRNAEDVLNAMKLDYNKLRQALITRELTDLVSGL from the coding sequence ATGTCACATCTTATTTACTTACGGCAGAGAATTAATGCGATAGAAACTATCCAGCAAACAACTAATGCTATGAGGCTTATTTCCATTTCTTCGCATGCCCGTTTACGTCAAAAAAAAACTCATTTAGAACGGTATCAGCAAGAAATTAAACAATTTGCACATGTTTTACGGGATGTTCGCCCTGTTGTAGCCACGAATAGTGATGATCTTGCAGCGCCTCAGCAAAAAACTCTGGTGCTCATTATTGGTTCGCAAAAAGGCTTGTGTGGGACGTTTAATAACAATCTTATTACTTTTATTGGCAAAGATGGGTTATTACATATGACTACGCCTGATATTATTGTTATTGGCAGGCATATGGTCGATTATGCGCATAAGGTTGTTGGTTCACGTAGTTTTAAGCGCTTTGATGATTTTACGATCGCTAATTTTGTAGAACTTTCTGCACAGCTAACGGCTTTGATAGAGGCTGAAAAGTACACCGATGTGTATGCGTATAGCAATCATCCAAAAACGTTTTTTTTACAAATGTGTCAAAAAACACGTATTTTACCGTTTGATCATCCTCAAGATACTGATATTTTTTCTGGAGATGTGAAGCCCGATTATAAGTACGAAGCTGAAGATCTTGATGCATTACAGGAATATATTTATAAGTTGACGCTGGGCGTTTCTTTGCAAAATGTGCTTTTTGAATCTCTGTTAGCTGAACAGGCTGCACGTTTTATATCTATGGACGCCGCCACGCGCAACGCCGAAGACGTTTTGAACGCTATGAAGCTTGATTATAATAAGCTTCGGCAAGCCCTCATCACGCGTGAACTTACCGATCTTGTCTCTGGTCTATAA
- a CDS encoding NYN domain-containing protein, whose translation MILIIDAYNILKNIFHNVLISEKQRRAFIDLITKYAHTKKHTIYIVFDGNSSDVNQSHNHSVSIIYSGYNKSADQVIISLVEKLPEKDNILLISSDNNLKKTARTHAVASCDSVEFYKYITQDVTHKQLQKNKSPHTHKYTHHASSTELDELMHTSIVVHKDETPIAKPTKNAYTASKEERKLNKIIKKL comes from the coding sequence ATGATTTTAATTATAGATGCATATAATATTCTTAAAAATATTTTTCATAATGTTCTGATTTCTGAAAAACAACGAAGAGCGTTTATCGACCTTATAACAAAATATGCTCATACAAAAAAACATACTATATATATTGTTTTTGACGGAAACTCTTCAGACGTAAACCAATCCCATAACCATAGCGTTTCTATTATATATTCAGGATACAACAAAAGCGCCGATCAGGTGATTATATCCCTTGTCGAAAAATTACCTGAAAAAGACAATATTTTACTCATAAGTTCCGACAACAATCTTAAAAAAACCGCACGCACCCATGCTGTTGCATCATGCGATTCAGTTGAATTTTATAAATACATCACGCAGGACGTAACTCACAAACAACTACAAAAAAACAAAAGCCCTCATACACATAAATACACCCATCATGCCAGCAGTACAGAGCTCGACGAGCTCATGCATACAAGCATAGTCGTACATAAAGACGAAACACCCATAGCAAAGCCAACAAAAAACGCCTATACTGCTTCAAAAGAAGAAAGAAAACTTAATAAGATTATTAAAAAGTTATAA
- the tsaE gene encoding tRNA (adenosine(37)-N6)-threonylcarbamoyltransferase complex ATPase subunit type 1 TsaE: MKTHELIYTLDTIDDIARDLCELLDEYPVFTFTGNLGAGKTTLIQAIFNRCGIHEEIQSPTFTYLSTYANANGQTFYHFDLYRLKNTHDFTTMGFDEYLYNPLSWCFIEWPEIIMPLLTKKVCHITIDYHGYDRRRLRYIVI, from the coding sequence ATGAAAACCCATGAGCTCATTTACACGCTTGACACTATCGACGATATCGCAAGAGATTTATGTGAATTACTGGATGAATACCCCGTCTTTACTTTTACCGGAAATCTTGGTGCTGGCAAAACAACATTAATTCAGGCCATTTTTAATCGTTGCGGCATTCATGAAGAGATTCAAAGCCCCACCTTCACCTATTTATCTACCTATGCGAATGCCAACGGCCAAACGTTTTATCATTTTGATTTATATAGGCTCAAAAATACACACGATTTTACTACCATGGGCTTTGACGAATATCTCTATAACCCTTTAAGCTGGTGCTTTATTGAATGGCCAGAAATCATCATGCCTCTGCTCACCAAAAAAGTTTGTCATATAACCATCGACTATCACGGCTACGATCGCCGGCGCCTTCGATACATTGTTATATAA
- a CDS encoding rhodanese-related sulfurtransferase gives MGKVLLFYKYVTISDPEKIKNWLLHLCRSLNITGRIIIAHEGINATVAGSIEATETFRQEFEQHELFDNIDFKESAGDADCFPKLRVVVKEEIVKLGVSPTLITAENGGQHLTPQETHELLNNKPDDLVILDTRNIYESNIGRFEEAILAPIDNFRDLPQYLDDNQDLFKDKDVLMYCTGGIRCERATAYLKSKNIARNVYQIAGGIHRYAEAFPDGHFRGKNYVFDARIALPVTSDILSSCAFCTKPCDDYTNCINAQCNKQIIVCPSCIDHYHNTCSAYCQNLVDNNMVNVRILPKKVLVSQHCSL, from the coding sequence ATGGGAAAAGTCTTACTTTTTTATAAATATGTTACTATTTCAGATCCTGAAAAAATAAAAAACTGGTTGTTACATCTTTGTCGTTCGCTCAATATAACAGGTCGCATTATTATTGCTCATGAAGGGATTAATGCAACAGTAGCTGGATCAATAGAAGCAACAGAAACGTTTAGACAGGAATTTGAACAACACGAACTTTTTGATAATATCGATTTTAAAGAAAGTGCTGGAGATGCCGATTGTTTTCCCAAATTACGCGTTGTAGTCAAAGAAGAAATCGTTAAATTAGGCGTTTCCCCGACCCTTATTACAGCAGAAAACGGTGGGCAACATTTAACACCGCAAGAAACTCATGAACTTTTAAATAATAAGCCGGACGATCTTGTCATTCTCGATACCCGCAATATATATGAATCTAACATTGGTCGATTTGAAGAAGCAATTTTAGCACCTATAGACAATTTTAGAGATCTGCCACAATATCTTGATGACAACCAAGATCTTTTTAAAGATAAAGACGTGCTGATGTACTGCACGGGTGGCATAAGATGTGAACGTGCAACTGCGTACTTGAAATCAAAGAACATAGCTCGCAATGTCTACCAAATTGCTGGCGGCATTCACCGATACGCCGAAGCGTTCCCTGATGGTCATTTTAGAGGCAAAAATTACGTATTTGATGCTCGCATTGCTTTACCAGTCACAAGCGACATTCTCAGCTCCTGTGCTTTTTGTACAAAGCCCTGCGATGATTACACAAATTGCATCAACGCACAATGCAACAAGCAAATTATCGTTTGTCCGTCATGCATAGATCATTATCATAATACCTGTAGCGCTTATTGCCAAAATCTTGTCGATAATAATATGGTCAATGTACGAATACTACCCAAAAAAGTCTTAGTCTCTCAACATTGCTCGTTATAA
- the murB gene encoding UDP-N-acetylmuramate dehydrogenase, with the protein MIETTHRYIALNNTVLLQENVPLADKSWFKTGGNARYYAEPTTIEEFQEAIMWAHHHALPIFILGEGANILIADTGFHGLVIKPIITTIYATAFNATHSLVTAGAGCSFPSLINYCLENNYTGLEEFSGIPGTVGGSVYINIHYFEFLLAQFLHSATVINRNTGAILIVDNAWFNFGYNASKLQEKEYFIIDATFIVKNASIIETAYACGRKDEMIRHRTSRYPTSRTCGSFFRNFLNHEVTLISNGKKMMYVAYYLDKIGVKGQLSIGGASVSYQHANMLVSSATATSSDIVLLARAMQEKVLQQFGIIPQPECILVGFDVYPLL; encoded by the coding sequence ATGATCGAAACAACGCACAGATATATTGCATTAAATAATACAGTGCTACTACAAGAAAACGTGCCACTTGCTGACAAAAGCTGGTTTAAAACTGGCGGCAATGCACGTTACTACGCAGAACCGACAACAATAGAAGAATTTCAAGAAGCTATTATGTGGGCACACCATCATGCATTACCCATATTTATTCTTGGCGAAGGTGCAAACATTCTCATAGCAGATACGGGATTTCATGGTCTTGTCATCAAACCAATTATCACAACAATCTACGCAACAGCTTTTAATGCAACACATAGCCTTGTAACGGCAGGCGCGGGCTGCTCATTCCCTTCTCTTATTAACTATTGTCTCGAAAACAATTATACCGGCTTAGAAGAATTTAGCGGTATTCCGGGAACTGTTGGCGGATCAGTGTATATCAATATTCACTATTTTGAATTTCTATTGGCACAATTTTTGCATTCAGCGACCGTCATCAACCGAAATACAGGAGCAATTTTAATCGTTGATAATGCATGGTTCAATTTTGGCTATAATGCATCGAAGCTACAGGAAAAAGAATATTTTATCATCGATGCAACATTTATAGTTAAAAACGCATCTATCATTGAGACGGCATATGCCTGTGGTAGAAAAGATGAGATGATACGGCATCGCACAAGCCGCTATCCAACAAGCAGGACCTGTGGTAGTTTTTTTAGAAATTTTCTTAATCATGAAGTGACGTTAATAAGTAACGGTAAAAAAATGATGTATGTTGCTTATTATCTTGATAAAATTGGAGTAAAAGGCCAACTTTCTATCGGCGGAGCATCAGTATCATATCAGCATGCAAATATGCTCGTGAGTAGCGCAACGGCAACATCATCTGATATTGTTTTATTAGCTCGTGCTATGCAAGAAAAAGTGTTACAACAATTTGGTATTATTCCTCAGCCAGAGTGCATACTGGTCGGTTTTGACGTGTACCCATTACTCTAA